From the genome of Kosmotoga arenicorallina S304, one region includes:
- the lysS gene encoding lysine--tRNA ligase has translation MNEEIRQQKIQNITELRELGIEPYPYRFNKTHSASKVKEEFDYLEASETKEDVVLSTAGRVMALRHHGKSAFFVLKDDTGRIQAYIRKDSVGDENFKVFKKHVSLGDFVGIEGFPFRTHTGEMSIFVHRFEILSKAIRMLPEKWHGLKDKEIIYRQRYVEMLSSDEALERFKKRFELLRLIREFLNQRGFVEVETPVLHSVTGGASARPFITHINVFDVDMYMRIAEELYLKRYLVGGFEKIYEIGKNFRNEGISYKHHPEFTMMEIYQAYADYGDMMELTEALISSVVEKLTGGTVIKYQGKEIDFSRPWRKVKMKDFIKERLGVDILEDSDEELLEVLQSHDNVPEIKERGHLIEKLWDLVEDELVNPTFVLEHPVIISPLAKKHRNDPRVTERFELVINGMECANAFSELNDPIEQHKRFLHQAGLRDAGDAEAHMMDMDFIRALEYGMPPTGGLGIGLDRILMFITDSPNIRDIIPFPLVRPVSFAEEEIAAEQASESEKEE, from the coding sequence TGAAACAAAGGAAGATGTTGTCCTTTCAACAGCCGGAAGGGTAATGGCATTACGACATCACGGCAAATCTGCTTTCTTTGTTTTGAAAGACGATACAGGGAGAATACAGGCTTATATTCGAAAAGATTCCGTAGGTGATGAGAATTTCAAGGTCTTCAAGAAGCACGTAAGCCTTGGGGATTTTGTGGGAATTGAAGGGTTTCCCTTCAGAACGCATACCGGAGAAATGTCCATTTTCGTTCATAGATTCGAAATCCTCTCAAAAGCAATTAGAATGCTCCCGGAAAAATGGCATGGGTTGAAAGACAAAGAAATCATTTACAGACAGCGTTATGTTGAAATGCTCTCCAGCGATGAGGCTCTGGAAAGGTTCAAAAAGAGATTCGAGCTTTTGAGGCTAATAAGGGAGTTTCTCAATCAAAGGGGATTTGTTGAAGTAGAAACGCCTGTATTGCATTCAGTTACCGGTGGCGCTTCTGCAAGGCCTTTTATCACCCATATAAATGTTTTTGATGTCGATATGTACATGCGAATTGCGGAAGAGCTTTATCTAAAACGTTATCTTGTAGGCGGTTTTGAAAAAATCTACGAAATAGGAAAAAATTTCAGAAACGAAGGGATTTCTTATAAGCATCACCCGGAATTTACCATGATGGAGATATATCAAGCATATGCAGATTATGGCGACATGATGGAATTAACAGAAGCCCTAATAAGCTCTGTTGTCGAAAAGCTAACCGGAGGGACAGTTATTAAATACCAGGGAAAAGAAATCGACTTTTCAAGGCCCTGGCGCAAAGTGAAGATGAAGGATTTCATAAAAGAACGCCTCGGTGTGGATATTCTTGAAGACAGCGATGAAGAGCTTCTTGAAGTGTTGCAAAGCCATGATAATGTACCTGAAATCAAGGAAAGAGGGCATTTGATTGAAAAATTGTGGGATCTTGTCGAAGACGAACTCGTAAATCCAACCTTCGTGCTGGAACACCCGGTAATCATTTCGCCTCTTGCGAAGAAACATCGTAATGACCCCCGTGTAACTGAGCGTTTTGAGCTAGTGATAAATGGTATGGAATGTGCTAACGCTTTCAGCGAATTGAATGATCCCATCGAACAGCACAAGAGATTTCTCCACCAGGCTGGATTAAGAGATGCTGGTGATGCGGAAGCACATATGATGGATATGGATTTTATAAGAGCTCTCGAATACGGAATGCCTCCTACAGGTGGACTGGGAATCGGCCTGGATAGGATATTGATGTTCATAACCGACTCGCCGAACATAAGGGATATAATTCCCTTCCCGCTTGTGAGGCCCGTGAGCTTTGCGGAAGAGGAAATTGCAGCCGAACAGGCTTCTGAGAGCGAAAAGGAGGAATGA
- a CDS encoding GatB/YqeY domain-containing protein, with amino-acid sequence MSLYDSIQSEIKTAMKEKDHVKLNTLRSIVASIKNFLASSAEAREKGVTDEIVQNIVLKEAKKREESINAYKAAGREELAAAEEAELNILKKFMPSMLSENEIRKLAIEVIDEIGASKPSDLGNVMKELMPRVKGKADGKTVNRIVRELLESR; translated from the coding sequence ATGAGCCTCTATGATAGCATTCAATCGGAAATTAAAACCGCTATGAAAGAAAAAGACCATGTGAAGCTCAACACTCTGAGATCGATTGTGGCATCTATCAAGAATTTTCTTGCTTCTTCAGCCGAAGCCAGAGAAAAAGGTGTTACAGATGAAATAGTGCAGAATATTGTACTGAAAGAAGCTAAAAAGCGCGAAGAATCAATCAATGCATATAAGGCAGCCGGCAGGGAGGAGCTTGCGGCTGCTGAAGAAGCCGAACTTAACATACTCAAAAAATTCATGCCCAGCATGCTGTCTGAGAATGAAATAAGGAAATTGGCTATTGAAGTCATAGATGAAATAGGTGCTTCAAAGCCATCCGATCTGGGAAATGTAATGAAAGAACTCATGCCCCGAGTAAAGGGAAAGGCCGATGGAAAGACCGTTAATCGGATTGTGCGAGAACTCCTTGAAAGCAGGTAA
- a CDS encoding GlmL-related ornithine degradation protein: MKVDVLIAEIGSTTTVISAFASDASGKLRFLSQGEHYTTVDAGDVTIGIEKAISILKKRLAVNSLDWNMFLATSSAAGGLKMTVHGLVYDMTVKAAREAALGAGAVIKYVSAGKLSSRDLEHIVEVDPRVILLAGGVDYGERETVIHNAKLLSELPLSIPVIYAGNIAATETVTEILTSAGKTVHIAENVYPRIDQLNVEPTREIIRKAFAENIIKAPGMERIYSVVDKNVIPTPAAVMLTTGLIAEHYEDVLVVDIGGATTDVDSYTQGDPEIQKMLVAPEPLAKRTVEGDLGVFVNARHVIDHIGEHQLRSEFADYDDLLSSISPYPKDRRSEEFIARLAKYCFETAIRRHAGRIRQLYGPTGRIEVAEGKDLTAIKLLLGTGGVLTRSHFREKIMGSVKNLARKHIKELLPRSDVKLGYDKNYIFAAIGVLSKIDRALAMDLIEDDLCFLAK; the protein is encoded by the coding sequence ATGAAAGTCGATGTACTAATTGCTGAAATTGGTAGTACCACAACGGTAATTTCAGCTTTTGCGTCCGATGCCTCCGGGAAATTAAGGTTTCTTTCTCAAGGCGAGCATTACACCACCGTAGATGCCGGTGATGTAACTATCGGGATTGAAAAAGCGATTTCAATCCTCAAAAAGCGATTAGCTGTTAACTCACTTGATTGGAATATGTTCCTTGCCACAAGTAGTGCGGCTGGAGGGCTGAAAATGACAGTCCATGGCCTTGTTTATGATATGACTGTGAAGGCCGCCCGTGAAGCCGCTTTAGGAGCAGGCGCTGTAATAAAGTATGTATCAGCTGGAAAATTAAGCAGCAGGGATCTGGAACATATTGTCGAAGTTGACCCAAGAGTGATTCTCCTTGCTGGCGGTGTCGATTATGGAGAGCGGGAAACAGTTATACACAATGCAAAACTTCTTTCTGAGCTTCCTCTAAGCATACCGGTGATCTACGCGGGAAATATTGCGGCCACGGAAACAGTAACGGAGATATTGACATCTGCTGGAAAGACTGTTCATATAGCTGAAAACGTTTATCCACGGATTGATCAGCTGAATGTGGAACCTACTCGCGAGATCATAAGAAAGGCTTTCGCTGAAAATATTATCAAGGCACCCGGCATGGAGAGAATTTATTCGGTTGTTGATAAAAATGTAATTCCCACTCCCGCGGCTGTTATGCTAACTACCGGGTTGATTGCCGAACACTATGAGGATGTTCTCGTAGTTGATATTGGAGGCGCTACCACTGATGTTGATTCCTACACACAGGGTGACCCGGAAATTCAGAAAATGTTAGTTGCACCCGAACCTCTTGCCAAGCGCACCGTTGAAGGAGATTTAGGGGTGTTCGTTAACGCCAGGCATGTTATAGATCACATAGGAGAGCACCAGCTTCGTTCTGAATTTGCAGATTATGATGATTTACTGAGCAGCATCTCCCCTTATCCAAAAGACAGGAGATCTGAGGAATTTATCGCGAGGCTCGCCAAGTATTGCTTTGAGACTGCTATTAGAAGGCATGCAGGGAGGATTAGGCAGCTCTATGGACCTACCGGGCGCATAGAAGTTGCAGAAGGAAAGGATCTCACGGCAATAAAACTGCTTCTGGGAACAGGTGGTGTTTTGACGCGTTCACATTTCAGGGAGAAGATAATGGGCTCTGTTAAAAATCTTGCCCGAAAACACATAAAGGAATTACTCCCAAGGTCTGACGTGAAACTGGGATATGATAAAAACTATATTTTTGCTGCAATAGGTGTCCTTTCGAAGATTGACAGAGCGCTTGCGATGGATTTAATTGAGGATGACCTTTGCTTTTTAGCTAAATGA
- a CDS encoding diguanylate cyclase, producing the protein MPTPFEKIREIFDRAHASGSLAVGNLDIDNFYNINENYGRKCGDEVIKFIDDILRESLPDGMIIERAGDEFFVMSTEHTAETLLMELEDVRKQIEKVELECGKHLIKFTVSGAVADIPRSASSVDGLIHVLEDGMFTAKKQGRNRMIFAPAEGKQKMSLKSSYYPKSQLEKLSRLANRLKKTESALLREALTDLLRKYSQ; encoded by the coding sequence ATGCCAACACCCTTTGAAAAAATAAGGGAAATATTTGACAGGGCACATGCTTCGGGCAGTCTTGCTGTGGGGAATCTGGATATCGACAACTTCTACAACATCAATGAGAATTATGGCAGAAAATGCGGAGATGAAGTAATCAAATTCATTGATGACATCCTTAGAGAGAGTTTACCGGATGGTATGATCATTGAAAGAGCAGGCGATGAATTCTTTGTAATGAGCACAGAGCATACAGCGGAAACTTTGCTGATGGAACTGGAAGATGTCAGGAAGCAAATCGAAAAGGTGGAACTCGAGTGTGGCAAACATTTAATTAAATTTACGGTATCAGGTGCTGTGGCTGACATCCCCAGAAGCGCTTCAAGTGTCGATGGCTTGATTCATGTTCTTGAAGATGGGATGTTTACAGCAAAAAAGCAGGGACGAAACAGAATGATCTTTGCTCCCGCTGAGGGTAAACAAAAGATGTCTCTGAAATCAAGCTATTATCCAAAGTCTCAGCTTGAGAAACTCTCTAGGCTGGCAAACCGGTTGAAAAAGACCGAATCTGCTCTCCTTAGAGAAGCCTTAACGGATTTATTGAGAAAATACAGCCAATAA